In Pikeienuella piscinae, the sequence GAGATCAATGGCGATACGACTGGCGTAAGCCGCGACAAACGAGATGGCCGCGATCCCGAAGTCAGTGATGCATTTTCATGTTTCCCTGATGCTCCCTTCCGTCAAACATACCGGCATACTCGCGCGACCGATCTGATGGCGGAGTCCGAACGCCGATGCCTGACCGCCGCCCCGACCCAACATGGAACCTTGACGTCCCTCCGGCGGCCGATCCTGTTCCCTATGACGAATCCCTCGTCAACGACGACGCGTTCGACACCGAGGACCTGCCGACTCTGGAAGCGGTGTTTGGACCGGCATTTCTGCACGAATGGTCATCCCGACTGGAGGCGGAGCGGAGGCCGACGGTAAAGACGCCAGTGACGCCGGAACGCCTCGCGGAGCGGCTGGCGGGGCTTGCCTTCATCGCCGAGGCATTCGCAACGTTGAGCGCGCCGGAGCCCGACGGCGTCCATCAGATGTCCGATGACCAGCGCCGCGCCGCGCGCCGCCATCTCGAAAATACCCGGAGGGCGTTCGACGGCTATCTCGCGTTCCGCCGCGCGTTGTCCGACGAGTTCGGAAGCTCGCTCCTTCCCTCCGGCGAGGATGTCGACAAGGCGCTCAGTTCGCTGAAGGCGAGCCTCGAACATGTCGAAGTTCGGCCTCGGGCGCGCGGCCACTATGAGCTGCTCGTCAAGGACGTCCGCGTGATCCTGAAGCAGCTGACTGGAAACACCGGCCGGGTCGTCGATCGAGAGACAGGTGTTGAGAGCGGTTTGCTTTTCGATTTCTCGCTCGCGCTGATCGAGCGACTCGCGCCCGGGATCGACCCGACGGCGGCGGCGACGCGGATCAGGACGGCGATCCGCGCCCGGCGCTGAGCCGCATGCGGGAAAACGCCTCCAAAAATTACACTGTTTTCCGCATGTGACGGGCGTGGCGACGCAGCCGAGGGTGCTTCGCAAGAGAAAGCAACCCGAGGCCGCGTCATGAAGCCCGAGACGATCACCCGCCTGATGACCCGCGACGAGGTCGCCGAGACCTGCGGGATATCGAAGCGCCATCTCGAGCTGGCGCCGTCGCGACGGGAGGGACCGGCCTTCCTCCGGATCGGCCGCAGCGTGCGCTACCGCCCGACGGACGTCGCAGCCTGGCTCGAGGCCCAACTCGTGCGACCCGGGACGGAGCGTGATCGATGACCCGAAAGATCGCGAGCCCGCGCCTCCTGACCATTCGCGACGCGGCGGAGGAGGCCGGCGTCTGCACGCGCACGGTGCGCCGCTGGATCAAGGCGGGCCTCCTTCCAATTCGCCGGCTCGGCGGATCAGAACGCCTCGTCCGGATCGAAGAGAACGTCTGGCGCGCCTTTCTGAGGGAGGCGTGACGATGTCCTCTCCCGTCCGTGAAAGTCTTCTTGTTTCAATGGCCTGTAAAGGTCTCGGGAGCACTCGGCCATCAGAACCATCGGATTCGTCTCCGGCGACTACATCTCCATGCCCTGACCTCTGCCAACCCGCCGTGGGCGGCCCACCAATCGGGCAAGCCAATCCTTCGGTCGCGAGTGTTGTGGTCCAGCCGCTTGTGGACCGGCGACAGGCCAGCCCGCTTCAAGATCAACACCTTGATTCGGTCGGCGGGCTTGGCGTGGAACGCAAAGCTGCGCCGGCTGGCGGGTCACGCCCGGGCTATCCGATACGTCGTATGACAGCACTGATCCCATCTAACTGAGAAACGTCGGCATTCGGCTGATCAGCAATTTCGCGACTGCCGGCCGACGAACGCTCCGGCGGAAATTGGACCGCCCCGGGGCGCCACCGATCAGCCAACCCAGCCGGCCGTACGGCGCCAGTCCACCGGAAGCTTCGCAAAACGGCGCAGTGATAGCGACTCGAGCTTGGCAAAGCTGCAAGCGCCGTCCAGCACGAGGTCGCGGATAGCCCGGCCGCTGGCCGGCGACAGGCCGAAGCCGACGCTGGACATGGTCGCAATGGTGACGTTTTCAGGGTCGAACAGGCGCTCGATCACCGGGCGGCCGTCGGGCGTGTTCTCGATCACCCCGGACCAGCTGCGGATCACCCGAACATGCGCCGCCTTCGGGAACAGGCTGGTCAAGCGGCCCGCTAGGCTGCGGATCATCGGTGTCACCGGTTTCTCCGGCTCGTTCATGTCGTCGAGGTCGATCCAGTCATGCGGACCGCCGCCATAAGCAAGATTGCCACGCAGCGTCTGGCGGCCATAAAGTCCGTGTCCATCCCCGCCACCGAATGGCAACGTTGGGATTGGCTCGGTCACCAGCATCTCGGCCCGTGCAGAGGCCAGCGGCAGCGTCACCCCCAACAGTGCAAGCAGGGCAGCGGTATGCGGCCCGGCGGCGATCACCAGTGCATCGCAGCCGAAACTGCCACGCGAGGTGAGGACGCGCGAAACCCGGCCGCCGGTAGTCTCGACGCCGGTCACGGTGGTGTGCTGGAGGATTCGTCCTTGCAGATCGCGCAGGGCGAATGCATAGGCCAGCATGGTACGTTGTGGATTGGCATGGCCGCCGAACCTTAGAAAAATGCCGCCATGCCCTTCATCACCGACGATCGGCACCAAGTCGCGCACCTGATGCTGGTCCAGCACTTCCACCTCGAAGCCCTGGCGCATCGCCGCGCCAGCGCCGCGATTCCAGTAATGGTCAAGTTCCTCTGGCGTCAGAGTGATGCGCAGTCGGTGCGGCTGGAATTCGGTGGGATAGCCGAGCAAGCGGTCCAATTCAGGCCAGAGCCTCTGCTCTTCGCGGAATAGCGGGCTGTTCGGATGGGTGCAGCCACCGCCATTGCGTCCCGACGCCTCGGCACCGATCACGCCGCGCTCGATCACCAGAACGTCGTGGCCAGACCGCGCCAGCCACCAGGCGGCACTGAGCCCGGTTGCGCCGCCGCCGATGACGATGACCGAGGCGCCGCCGTCAGTCATCGGGTTTATCTTCCGTGAGGTCCGCATCGGAAGGCAGCGATTGCGTTGCAATGCTGAACCAGGAGACCCAAGTTTCGCTGATAAGTGGCAGTTCCCGTTCGGGTGCCAACACCGACAGCGGCAGCGGCCGGACCGGCGGGCGATAGCTGGCGAGGGGGATGTCGGCGATACCGGTCCCGGTGCTGGCGGCCAGTAGCAGCGCGACCTGATCGCGGCAGCGGCGGCCTTGGCAGACCCCCATCCCAGCACGGGTTAAGCGCTTGATCTGGTCCTGATTGACCGGCGGCTCTGCCAGCAGCGCGCCGAAGCCCCTGTCGTAAAGCGCCGCGCCATAGGTCTCCTGCAGGTAGCCCGGAGGCCGGAGCCCGACCAGATCGCGTAGCGCCACGTTCTCGCAGAGGCAGATTTCCAGCCTGTCGCCTCCGGCCGCGCATGAGGCCTGCAGCCACCTGTCCCAACACGCGATCTGATCACGCCTGCCAGTCCGCTGGCTGGCGGACGCCGTGGCGCCGGTATCGTGACCGAGGTCTCGTGCGACCGTCTGCGCGGCGACGCGCCCCTGGATGATTGCGGCGTCAGGCGAAGCGATTTCGGTATCGCCCAGTCCGGTGCAGTCGCCGACCGCAAGGATGGCGCGGTTCGAGGTGCGCATCGCGGCATCGATCTTCGGGCAATGGCCGCCGAGATTTGGATCGAACACCGTGGCGCAGCCTGCCGCCGCGAGCAGTTCCACCGACGGGACCGCACCAACGGCCGAGCAGATAGTGTCGCAGGCGATCTCGTCTCCTTGCCGCGGATCGGCGGCGACCAAGGGGATCAATCGGACCCCGGTGACACCGGCGCTTTGGCTGACGACCGCCTCGACCGTGAAGCCCTGGCGGACGGTGATACCCAGTTGTTCGAATCCGGCGCTGATGTCTGCCGGCAGGTCACCCGTGTCCACTTCGACCGCCGCCGGCACGTGGATGCCGGCCTTGATGGCCATGCGGCAGACGCGCAGCGCCAGCGGTCCGGTGCCAAGGACGACCATCCGGCGCCCCGAAAAGGCGCGATATGTGCCGATCAACTCCTCGGCGCCGCGTGCTCCGACCACTCCGAGGGCACCCCAGCCAGGGAAAGCCAGTCCCAGATCGCGGGCGCCAGTGGCGACGATGACGCGGTCGTAGCCGACCATCCAGGACCGCGTTCCGTCGGTCAGGCCCAGCATCGGCGCCGGCATCGCGGCGCTCACTTCGGAAGGGAACAGGCCCCAGGCCGAAACGCCGAGCTGGATGTCGATCCCCACCTCGAACGCGTGCTGAATGGCGGGCCGGGTATCCACCAACCGTTCGATCACCGCACCTCGGGCGCCGGCGGATCCGTCCATGCGCCCACCGAAGCGCAGCGGAATGTCCATTCCCATCAAAGCCCGGTCGATTGGGTGCTCCTCGACCAGCATCACCTCGACACCCAGGGCCGCGGACTCGGTCGCCGCCGCCAGTCCGGCCGGACCCGCACCGACGACGATCAGCTGCACATGCCGCTCGGGTGGTAGGAGCTTGCCGTGGATGTTCGACGGATCGGGATCGCCGCCGTGAGTAGCATCAGGTGACTTCATCGCCGTTGTCCTTGGTGTTGCCGGCAGCAGCAATACAAGAAATCCGTTCCTCGGTATCCTGCGTCAGTTGGTAGAAGGCGTCCTGCGGCTGGTCCAAGCCGAGAGCTTCGTGGGGCGAAAGCCCCATGTACAATCCCCGCAGAAGCATTCCGGTCTGGCCATGGCAAACAACTACCAGCGGCCGGTCTAACTTCTGCGCAAGAAAGGCCCCGATGCGGTCGACGACTCCCTCCAGTGTCTCGGCCCCCGGCGCGTCGAGGAACCAGTCGTCGTCACGGTCAGGCGGGAACTGCACACCGCGAGCCACGACCTCGGAGAAGGTTAAGCCTTCCCACTGGCCGACGCCGATCTCGCGTAGGCGCGGATCGGTTCGCCAAGTCACGGCGAGGCCATTCAACTGACCGATCACGATCTCGGCGGTTTGCAATGCCCGCCCCAGCGGGCTGACGGCCACGTCGACGCCGCCAGATGCAAGCCGTGCGGCAAGGGCGACCCCCATCCGCCGCGCCTGTTCGCGCCCATGCGGTGTGAGCGGCGAGTCGCGGTGGCCCTGCAGCCGGCCCTCAACGTTCCATTCTGTTTGTCCGTGCCTCAGCACGTAGATCGGTGTTTCGGTCACGGGCAGATGACTTCCACTTCGGCGTCATCGAGAGCGGCCAGATAGGCCCGCCCCGGCCGCGCATCGGTGATCAGAGTATCGATGGCGCCGAGCTCGTAGGTGACGAAACGGGCGCTGGCGCCGAACTTGGAACCGTCGGCCAGTACGATCAGGCGCTTGGCGCGGTTGGTCAACGCCTTGTTCATCTCGGACAGCATCCGCTCGTGGTCCAAGCAGCCAACATCGAGTGTGATGCTGCTGGTTCCTACGAAAGCGATGTCGTAAATCTGGCTCTGCGCCATCGAAATCGCTGCATGGCCGGCAAGGATCCCGTGATCGGGATAAAGCCGCCCGCCGGTCAGGAATATCTCGTGATTATCGCCGTGGCCAAGCGCGGCGCCGATGTCGATCATATTGGTGGTGCATCGAAACGGGACATGGCCGGACAGCAGCCGGGCGAGCGCCAGTGTGGTCGTGCCCTCGCCGATGAAGACGCTGTCGCCTTCTTTGACTAGATCGCGGGCCAGCGCCGCGATAGTCGCCTTTCCCGTCTGGTTGATACGCTCACGCTCGATCAGCGGACGAATGCCGGCTGAGGGCGTGGCGACGGCCCCGCCGTAGACCCGTTTCAGCCTGCCTCTTCGTTCCAGCACCTTCAAATCGCGCCGGATGGTTTCCCGCGAAACGTCGAACTCTTCCGACAGTGCCGCCACCCGGAGCGCCTGATCACGCAGGAGCCGCTCCAGCAGTTGTTGCTGGCGCAGTGCGGAAATGCGCACGACAGGGCCATCATGTGAGGTCATCCCCAATCCCGGTTCTCCCTGTTAAGTGGCGACCACTACGTAAATCCTTCACAAAGCCACAAAATCACAACTTTCCAAGCCGTGCAATCTTCTTATTAAGATATTGATACATATATATAAATTAATTGTGGGTAGCCCAGTAGCACGAAAAGTGGAAGACTCAATTGACGGATTGTGTGGTTTGGTTATGATCGTAATCAGACAACCTTCCGCAA encodes:
- a CDS encoding NAD(P)/FAD-dependent oxidoreductase, encoding MTDGGASVIVIGGGATGLSAAWWLARSGHDVLVIERGVIGAEASGRNGGGCTHPNSPLFREEQRLWPELDRLLGYPTEFQPHRLRITLTPEELDHYWNRGAGAAMRQGFEVEVLDQHQVRDLVPIVGDEGHGGIFLRFGGHANPQRTMLAYAFALRDLQGRILQHTTVTGVETTGGRVSRVLTSRGSFGCDALVIAAGPHTAALLALLGVTLPLASARAEMLVTEPIPTLPFGGGDGHGLYGRQTLRGNLAYGGGPHDWIDLDDMNEPEKPVTPMIRSLAGRLTSLFPKAAHVRVIRSWSGVIENTPDGRPVIERLFDPENVTIATMSSVGFGLSPASGRAIRDLVLDGACSFAKLESLSLRRFAKLPVDWRRTAGWVG
- a CDS encoding NAD(P)/FAD-dependent oxidoreductase; translated protein: MKSPDATHGGDPDPSNIHGKLLPPERHVQLIVVGAGPAGLAAATESAALGVEVMLVEEHPIDRALMGMDIPLRFGGRMDGSAGARGAVIERLVDTRPAIQHAFEVGIDIQLGVSAWGLFPSEVSAAMPAPMLGLTDGTRSWMVGYDRVIVATGARDLGLAFPGWGALGVVGARGAEELIGTYRAFSGRRMVVLGTGPLALRVCRMAIKAGIHVPAAVEVDTGDLPADISAGFEQLGITVRQGFTVEAVVSQSAGVTGVRLIPLVAADPRQGDEIACDTICSAVGAVPSVELLAAAGCATVFDPNLGGHCPKIDAAMRTSNRAILAVGDCTGLGDTEIASPDAAIIQGRVAAQTVARDLGHDTGATASASQRTGRRDQIACWDRWLQASCAAGGDRLEICLCENVALRDLVGLRPPGYLQETYGAALYDRGFGALLAEPPVNQDQIKRLTRAGMGVCQGRRCRDQVALLLAASTGTGIADIPLASYRPPVRPLPLSVLAPERELPLISETWVSWFSIATQSLPSDADLTEDKPDD
- a CDS encoding helix-turn-helix transcriptional regulator; protein product: MKPETITRLMTRDEVAETCGISKRHLELAPSRREGPAFLRIGRSVRYRPTDVAAWLEAQLVRPGTERDR
- a CDS encoding helix-turn-helix domain-containing protein produces the protein MTRKIASPRLLTIRDAAEEAGVCTRTVRRWIKAGLLPIRRLGGSERLVRIEENVWRAFLREA
- a CDS encoding histidine phosphatase family protein produces the protein MTETPIYVLRHGQTEWNVEGRLQGHRDSPLTPHGREQARRMGVALAARLASGGVDVAVSPLGRALQTAEIVIGQLNGLAVTWRTDPRLREIGVGQWEGLTFSEVVARGVQFPPDRDDDWFLDAPGAETLEGVVDRIGAFLAQKLDRPLVVVCHGQTGMLLRGLYMGLSPHEALGLDQPQDAFYQLTQDTEERISCIAAAGNTKDNGDEVT
- a CDS encoding DeoR/GlpR family DNA-binding transcription regulator; this encodes MTSHDGPVVRISALRQQQLLERLLRDQALRVAALSEEFDVSRETIRRDLKVLERRGRLKRVYGGAVATPSAGIRPLIERERINQTGKATIAALARDLVKEGDSVFIGEGTTTLALARLLSGHVPFRCTTNMIDIGAALGHGDNHEIFLTGGRLYPDHGILAGHAAISMAQSQIYDIAFVGTSSITLDVGCLDHERMLSEMNKALTNRAKRLIVLADGSKFGASARFVTYELGAIDTLITDARPGRAYLAALDDAEVEVICP